TACGTGGTCGACCGAAAGAAGGACATGATCAACGCCTCGGGCTTCAAGGTCTGGCCGCGCGAGGTCGAGGACGTCCTCCACACCCACCCGGCCGTCCGGGAGGCGGCCGTCGTCGGCGTGCCGCACGCCTACCGGGGCGAGACCGTCAAGGCGTACGTCAGCCTCCTGCCCGGTACGGCCGTCGGCCCCGACGAACTCGCCGGATACTGCGCCGACCGCCTCGCCGCGTACAAGTACCCGCGGCAGGTGGAGATCCTGGACGAGCTCCCGAAGACGACTAGTGGGAAGATCCTCAGGCGGGAACTGCGTTCCCGCACCTGAGACAGCGCCGCGCCCCGGCCACGAGGGGACTTCGGCGCACGGCGACCGAGCGGAAAGGCGGGTGGCGGCAATGGCCAGGACGACGGACGGGAACGGCACCCCCGTCCCCCAGAGGCTGCTGGCCGCCGCCACCCGGCTCTTCGCCGAGCAGGGCTACGACCGCACGTCCGTCCAGGAGATCGTCGAGGCGGCGGGCGTCACCAAGGGCGCCCTCTACCACTACTTCGGGTCCAAGGAGGACCTGCTCCAGGAGGTCTACTCCCGGGTCCTGAGACTCCAGCAGGAGCGCCTGGACGCCTTCGCGGAGGCGGACGCCCCCGTCGACGAACGGCTGAGGTCGGCGGCCGCCGACGTGGTCGTCACCACCATCGAGAACCTCGACGACGCCTCGATCTTCTTCCGTTCGATGCACCATCTCAGCCCGGAGAAGAACAAGCAGGTCCGCGCCGAGCGCCGCCGCTACCACGAGCGGTTCCGCGCACTCATCGAGGAGGGGCAGGAGAGCGGGGTGTTCTCCGACGCGACCCCCGCCGACCTGGTGGTGGACTACCACTTCGGCTCCGTGCACCATCTGTCCACCTGGTACCGCCCCGACGGCCCGCTCAGCCCGCAGCAGGTCGCCGACCACCTCGCCGACCTGCTGCTCAGGGCACTGCGTCCCTGACACCCCGCGGGTGCGGTCGGCGTGGGGCGCCGGAGGGCTCAGGCCCTCCGGCGCCCCACGCCGGAGGCGCGTCCGCTACCGGTACTTCTTCAGCTCGCGCCGCGCCAGCGACCGCTGGTGCACCTCGTCCGGGCCGTCCGCCAGCTGCAGCGTCCGCGCCGCCGCCCACAGCTCGGCCAGCGGGAAGTCCTGGCTCACCCCGCCCGCGCCGTGCACCTGGACCGCCTTGTCCAGGACGTCCACGACCGCACGCGGTGTGGCGATCTTGATCGCCTGGATCTCGGTGTGGGCACCGCGGTTGCCGACCGTGTCCATCAGCCAGGCGGTCTTCAGCACCAGGAGCCGCAGCTGCTCCACGGTCACCCGGGCGTCGGCGATCCAGTTCTGCACGACGCCCTGCTGGGCGATCGGCTTGCCGAAGGCCGTACGGGACACGGCCCGCCGGCACATCAGCTCGATCGCCCGCTCGGCCATGCCGATCAGCCGCATGCAGTGGTGGATGCGGCCCGGCCCGAGGCGCGCCTGGGCGATCGCGAAGCCGCCGCCCTCCTCGCCGACCAGATTCGACACCGGTACCCGCACGTCGTCGAACACGACCTCGGCGTGGCCCCCGTGGGAGTGGTCCTCGAAGCCGTACACCCGCATCGCCCTGCGCACCTCCACACCGGGGGTGTCGCGCGGGACGAGGAGCATCGACTGCTGGCGCCGGATGTCCGCGCCCTCCGGGTCGGTCTTGCCCATCACGATGAAGATCCGGCAGTCGGGGTTCATCGCCCCGGAGATGTACCACTTGCGGCCGTTGACGACGTACTCGTCGCCCCGGCGCTCGA
The genomic region above belongs to Streptomyces marianii and contains:
- a CDS encoding TetR/AcrR family transcriptional regulator, translated to MARTTDGNGTPVPQRLLAAATRLFAEQGYDRTSVQEIVEAAGVTKGALYHYFGSKEDLLQEVYSRVLRLQQERLDAFAEADAPVDERLRSAAADVVVTTIENLDDASIFFRSMHHLSPEKNKQVRAERRRYHERFRALIEEGQESGVFSDATPADLVVDYHFGSVHHLSTWYRPDGPLSPQQVADHLADLLLRALRP
- a CDS encoding acyl-CoA dehydrogenase family protein, which gives rise to MDFAFDARTEELRARLLAFMDEYVYPAEPVEQEQRAKLASPWDTPAVTEELKAEARRQGLWNLFLPDSEHGAGLTNLQYAPLAEITGRSPHLAPIALNCAAPDTGNMEVLAQFGTEEQKKQWLEPLLAGDIRSAFAMTEPEVASSDATNIETRIERRGDEYVVNGRKWYISGAMNPDCRIFIVMGKTDPEGADIRRQQSMLLVPRDTPGVEVRRAMRVYGFEDHSHGGHAEVVFDDVRVPVSNLVGEEGGGFAIAQARLGPGRIHHCMRLIGMAERAIELMCRRAVSRTAFGKPIAQQGVVQNWIADARVTVEQLRLLVLKTAWLMDTVGNRGAHTEIQAIKIATPRAVVDVLDKAVQVHGAGGVSQDFPLAELWAAARTLQLADGPDEVHQRSLARRELKKYR